The Deinococcus puniceus genome segment CACGCGGCTTCGCGGTGAGCACCGAGGACATAGACCGCGCCGACGAACTGCTGGAAAACGTGCCGCTGAACGATGTGCGGATGATCGTGGCCACCGATTCCAGCGCCATTTTGGGCATCGGGGATCAGGGTTTTGGCGGCATGGCAATTTCTATCGGCAAGCTGAGCCTGTACACGGCGGCGGGCGGCGTGGGGCCAGACAAGACGCTGCCCGTCGAGCTGGATGTGGGCACAGACCGCCAAGACCTGATCGACGATCCGCTGTATTTGGGCGTGCATCACACGCGCCTGACCGGGCCAGCCTACGACGAGTTCCTAGACCGGTTTGTGGAGGCCGTCTCGGCCCGCTACCCCAAAGCCATCATTCAGTGGGAAGATTTTGCGCGTGGCACGGCTTTCCGGGTGCTGGAACGCTACCGCCGGGTGGTGCCCAGCTTCAACGACGATATTCAGGGCACCGGCGCGATGGCTTTGGCCGGACTGATGAGCGCAGCCCGCCTGAAGGGAGAGCGCCTACAAGACCAGCGGTTCGTGGTGGTAGGCGCGGGCGCGGGCGGGATTGGCGTGGCGAGCGCCATTCGCAGCGGCCTGATGAGAAGTGGCCTGAGCTTTGCCGATGCCAACGCGCATGTGTACGTGGTAGACCGTCACGGCCTGCTGATGCACGGGCAACCCGGTTTAGAAGACCACCAATTCAGCTTTGCTCGCCACTCCGCCGACCTGTTGGGTTGGAAAATTGAGGGCGAGTATCCGACCCTGCATGAGACGGTCGTAAATGCCCGCGCCACCGCGCTGCTGGGCCTAACCGGAGTGCCCGGCCTGTTTCGCCAGCCCACCATCGAGGCCATGCTGGAGCATACGCCCCGGCCCATTATTTTCCCGCTCAGCAACCCCACCAGCAACGTGGAAGCTCAGCCCGGCGACGTGATCCGCTGGACGAACGGCGCGGCGATTGTGGCGACGGGCAGCCCCTTTGCCGACATTCATTACGGCGACCAGATTTACCCGGTGGGGCAGGGCAACAACGCCTTCATTTTCCCCGGCCTGGGCTTCGGCGCAATCATCAGCCGCGCCCGCGAGATTACGGACGGCATGGTCATGGAAGCCGCGCAAACGCTGGCCGATGAAACCATTCCACACGGCAACCGGGTCTATCCGCCCATCAGCCATATCCGCGAAGTGAGCGTCAAAGTGGCGGTGCGCGTGGCCCGCCAGACCATCACGGACGGCGTGTGTGCCGAACGCCGGATTCGCAACCTGACCGACGCTGAACTCGAAAGCCTGATCCGCTCGCGCATCTGGACGCCGCAGTATTTACCCCTGCGGAATCTGACTGGGGTGAAGTAAGAGTGTAGGACGTAGGCAGTGGGCAGTGGTTTTCCTACCGCCTACAGCCTGAATTCCGTTTTACCGAATCGCCCCCGCATCCACGCCCGCCGTCAGTTCCCCCGATGCCGCCGCCGTCACCGTCAAGGCGTCGGGGGCTACCGTCAACGCTATCAGCTTCAGCGGGCCGACTGTGCCACTTAGCTTGATTCCCGCTGTGGGCGCATACGGCAAACGGGCCTGAGCTTCGGTGCGGGCCTGATCCAACCTTGGCCCAAGGTCAAAGCGGGCGGCGCGGGCCAGATACGCCTCGGCGCGGCTGTCGGCCAGCCAGCCCAGCACGCGGCCTGTGACTCCGTTGCGGCGGGTCTGCACGGTTACGCCGCTCAGGGTCACGATGCGGCCCGTCCTGTCCAACACAGGAGTTCCAGAGATGTCGGCGGTGGCATTCACGTTCAGGCCCAGCGCGGTGATGGTCAGTTCGGCGGTAACGAGCAACTTGGAGCCTTTGGGCTGGACAGTCACACGGTTGATTTTGAGTTTGGGACTGAGCGGCACGGGGAGCGGCAACACTTGTGCGGCGGCAGCGCGGGTGGCCGCCTGCGAGAGTTCCGCGTAGGGCAGGCGCACGGGCACACTCAGTTGCACGCCGGATGTGGGCGGCGCGGCCACTGTCAGCGCGGGCAACGGCGCAGAGGCCACCGCAGGCGCACGACCCAACCCAACCGTCAGGTCGAAAGCCGCCCCCACCGTCAGTTTCAGGGCGTCAGGCGTGAAGCGGAAGGGCGACACACTGAGGTTACGCGGCGTGACACGGGCGTAGGCGGGGTCTGAAGTGGGCAGTGTCCAAGGCTGCTGCGCCCGCGCCCAGAGGGTTCCGGCCCGTGTGCGAAGATTCGCGCCGTCGCGCACGGCCCGCGCCACATCTGCCGCCACTTTGTCCAGTTGGGCACGCACCTGACCGTCCACAAGGCTCTGCACGCTGACCCGCACACCCTGCGTCAGTTCCACACTCAGCGGGTCTGTCCACGCATAGTCGCCCGAAATCTTTGCGCCTGCCTCCCAGTCCGGGGTCACGAAGGGCGACACCCGCAGACTGACGGTGGCCGCGCCCCCAAAGTCACGCGCTAGAAACGAACCGATACCCGCTGGGGCGGCCCGGAAGTCGGCGCGAATAGGCACGCTGACGATCAATGCGTCTCCTTCCGGCGCAGGCTTCACGCTGACGTGTCCGGCCCGCGTGACCGTGCCCGCCAAGTCCACGCTGAGCAGGCCGCCCAGAAAGCTCTGGGTCTGCTGCACCCGCGCAAACTCGGCGGGCACCCGCGCATTGGCCGCGCCCTGCACGCCCGCCAGCGGCACGGTAATGGGCAAACTCAGGCTAGACACAGCTTCGGCGGGGGCGGCACTCATGAGCGCAGTCAACACGGCGGGCATGAGAACTGTTCTTGTTTGTTGGGTGAGAGGCAGGCGGCGCATTGTGGTCAGGCTAAAGCGGGCGCGTGAGAAGCCGTACCCTAAGCCTATGTGGACGCAACACGAACTGACGCTGAGTCCTATGCGCCGGGGCTTTCACCTGATTACGCGGGAGGTGGTGGCCGCCATGCCGGAACTGGCAAGCATCCGCACGGGCCTGTTGCATGTCTTTATTCAGCACACCTCAGCCAGCCTGACCCTGAATGAGAACGCCAGCCCCGATGTGCGGCGCGACTTCGAGCGGTATTTCAACCACGCGGTTCCTGACGCTTGGGCAGACTTTGAACACACTCAGGAGGGGCCAGACGACATGGCTGCGCACATCAAGGCCAGCTTGCTGGGGCCATCGTTGACACTGCCTGTGCGGGCGGGGAAGCTGGCACTGGGCACGTGGCAAGGCATCTATTTGTGCGAACACCGCGATCAGGGCGGAAGCAGACGGCTGGTGCTGACGTTGCAGGGGGAGTGAAGAAGGTCAGATGGCGGCCAATTACGCAGCACCAAACAGCAGAAGTAGCCCCGGCACAAGACACAGCACAGCACATAACACGCCCCAGCCGATGATTTGAAGGCCAGTTTTCCAAGAGTCGGCCAACCTAAGAGCCACCAAACCGAAGGCAATCCAAGTGGCAACAAACAAGAAAAACGAAAGCAGCAACCAATCTGGCACCCCTTCTGCACCGCTTGCACCCATCCCGAGACCGACTATTACAACAAACGTTGGAATCACCATAGAAGCGGCTGCGATAGAGAGTCCGGCAGTCCACCGAAACACTCGCAATCGTTTTGCCCCGGATGAATGCCAGCCTACCCAACCAAGCCAACAAGCGGCGATGACGGGAAGCAGCAGAGCCAGAATGGTCATGGCCTAAGCTAGCGTGAGGCAATTGACCGAGAAATCAAACGGGGACGCAGTGAAACTTACCCGCTAACGGCCCCCCAAGCCGATAAATCCGCCGCCTAACCCCAGCCCCAGCACAAATCCCAGTACCCCTAGCCCGAAAATTTGAAAGCGCACCGCCCACGACTCGGCCAGTACCAACGCCACTAAACCGAAGGCCAGCCAAGCGACAGGCGGCACGATAGTGACCAGATTGGGCCATCCGAACGGCCCACCGCGCAGTGTGCCTACGCCGACGGCAAAGGCCGCTGTGTACGACAAAATCAGCATGGACGCGCCCGCAATGGAGAGGCCCGCTGCAATCATGACGACTTGCGCCCGCGCCGCGCCGGACGCCTGCCAGCCTGTCCAGCCCAGCCAGAGGGCCGCCACCACCGTGAGTACCGCGTAGAGGGTCATGGGGTAGCGTAGCGCGAGGCGGCAGAGGCCGGGGGCAGAGTGGGACGGGGTAAAACTGCTTCTACCGACGAACGAAGGTTGGCCCGCGCACCAGCGGCCCCAGCGTGTTGTAGACCGTGAGGGCGTTGTAGACCCCGGCGCTGTCTTGGGGGGAGCGCCAGCGATCAAGTTCATTGTCTGGGATGGGTTCCACGACTACCCGCGAATAGGCTCCAGCGTTGTAAGACTGGGTTCTGTATGGCGTGGTGCTGATCAGTGCGCCGAAGGGCATGGCCGAAATGGTGGTACTGCCCGCAACGGTGGTGGTTTCTATATGCTGAAAGCTGAACGGCGCAGTCATATAAAAGTACTTCTGGCCGTTGCCCAGCGTCAGTTCTGCGCCCCGAAAAGCCAGCGCCCGTTCTATGTCGCCCTCGCGGGCAAAGCGGGTGCCCACGCCTTCTATCATCCAACGTTGCCCGTCCCAGCTTTCTCTGAACGTGCCTTGAAAGCCGTAGTCGTTCTTGACGGCGGCGCAGCCAGACAGCAGCAGCACACCAGCAGCCAGCAGCAAACTCGATTTCATCATCTTCCTCCTAGCGGGCCGGGGCAAAGCACAGACGGAAGCGGGTGGGAGGACTTGAGAATAAAGGTGGAAAGACGGACTGTGTCATGGCCGCCCCGAATAGGCTTAACGGTTGGCAGAGCTGCGCTTACGACTCTGTCTTTTCCCTCCCCACTCGGCCCTTCCCACTCCGCCCCTTCCTACTACGCCACTTTGCCGATGCCCCCGCCCCGGCTGGCCGCTAAACTGCCCACACGATGATCAACTTCCTGAAGTGAAAGCACACGTTTCCCTGCGGCTCCCTCGGATATTCTGAGGCGATGCCCGGACGTGTGCTGTGCCCCGCCCCGCGAACGCTGTTCCGGTGGCCTTCAGGCGGCTTTGAGTCATGAGCTTTGAACAACACGATGATTGCTGCCACCTGCGCCGAACGGGGCATGTCCCACGTCTCACCCCCACACCCTCCCCCATAGGCTTCCACTGCATGCCCAGCCTTCCAGAAGAACGCCGGAAAGCCGTCCATTCCGTGAAAGCCTTCCTCTTCTCACTCGCCCTGCTCGGTTTGAATCTAGAATTCAAACGGAACTTTTAAGGAAGTGACCACACATAGATAAAGTCCTAGGGAATACCTCCGGCCTGCGTCCTGCACAACTGAAATCGCTGAGCAACCTGTACCGCCGCCGCATCGAGCCGGGGCGCGTGGGTTCGCCGGAATTGGCCCGCAACTTGGCCGAATTGGCTTTCGATATTCGCCGTGAAGTGAGCGTCCTCATTGACCGCCGGGGCCGCGTCATCAGCGTGTCGGTGGCCGATGCCAAAGCCGCCGAACTGCCCGAACTCCGCATGGGCGAGAACCGCCTCGCTGGATTCCATCTGCTGCACGCGCACCCCAAAGGCGGCGGCCTCAGCAAGGGCGACCTGTCCACGCTGTTTCTGAAACGGCTGGACGCCATGAGCGCCATCGAGGTTCGCGCTGCCAACGGCGAGGGCCAGCCCGGACTCGTTCACACGGCCCACCTGACCCCGCCCGGCACGGTGGGCGAGGAAGAAGACTGGCGCATCCTGCCGCCTGTGCCGTCCTTTCAGATCGACGAGTTTGATCTGGGGGCGCAGGTGTCGGCGCTGGAAGAAGAAATTGCGCGGGCCGCCCGCACCCGGCAGGCCACCAAAGACCGCGAACGCGCCATTTTGGTGCAAATAGATCAGGGCGAATTTGACGCCGACGAACGCCTGACCGAACTGGCCGAACTGGCCCGCACCGCTGGCGCAGACGTGGTTCACAAAGAACTGGTGTTTCGGCGCAACCTGAAACCCGGCACGCTGGTGGGCGCGGGCAAGCTGGAAGAACTGACCAGCCGCGCCTACCATCTGGACGCCGAACTCCTGATTTTTGGGCAAGAGTTGGGGCCAGCGCAGGCCCGCGAAATCGAGGCTGCCACGGGCCTGAAGATCGTTGACCGCACGCAATTGATTCTGGATATTTTCGCGCTGCACGCACAGGGCGTGGAATCGCGCCTGCAAGTGGAATTGGCGCAGTTGCGTTACATGAAACCCCGACTCCTAGGTGCGGGTGCACAGCTCTCACGTATCGGCGGGGGCGGGGGCAGCGCGGCGGGCGGGGCCATCGGCACTCGCGGCCCCGGCGAAACCAAGCTGGAGCTGGATCGCCGCCGGATCAATGACCGCCTGAGCTTCTTGGAAAAACAATTGGAAAACGTC includes the following:
- a CDS encoding DUF4403 family protein → MSAAPAEAVSSLSLPITVPLAGVQGAANARVPAEFARVQQTQSFLGGLLSVDLAGTVTRAGHVSVKPAPEGDALIVSVPIRADFRAAPAGIGSFLARDFGGAATVSLRVSPFVTPDWEAGAKISGDYAWTDPLSVELTQGVRVSVQSLVDGQVRAQLDKVAADVARAVRDGANLRTRAGTLWARAQQPWTLPTSDPAYARVTPRNLSVSPFRFTPDALKLTVGAAFDLTVGLGRAPAVASAPLPALTVAAPPTSGVQLSVPVRLPYAELSQAATRAAAAQVLPLPVPLSPKLKINRVTVQPKGSKLLVTAELTITALGLNVNATADISGTPVLDRTGRIVTLSGVTVQTRRNGVTGRVLGWLADSRAEAYLARAARFDLGPRLDQARTEAQARLPYAPTAGIKLSGTVGPLKLIALTVAPDALTVTAAASGELTAGVDAGAIR
- a CDS encoding secondary thiamine-phosphate synthase enzyme YjbQ; translation: MWTQHELTLSPMRRGFHLITREVVAAMPELASIRTGLLHVFIQHTSASLTLNENASPDVRRDFERYFNHAVPDAWADFEHTQEGPDDMAAHIKASLLGPSLTLPVRAGKLALGTWQGIYLCEHRDQGGSRRLVLTLQGE
- a CDS encoding NAD-dependent malic enzyme, encoding MPEPLPVSRYYDVKRDEQGQRYLDVRVTGLALLQNPLLNKTTAFTRDERRELGIEGLIPPHTSTLQEQKDRTYLRYLQQTTDLGKHEYLRALQDRNEVLFYAMLEDHLEEMLPILYTPTVGEAVRVFSHIYRYPRGFAVSTEDIDRADELLENVPLNDVRMIVATDSSAILGIGDQGFGGMAISIGKLSLYTAAGGVGPDKTLPVELDVGTDRQDLIDDPLYLGVHHTRLTGPAYDEFLDRFVEAVSARYPKAIIQWEDFARGTAFRVLERYRRVVPSFNDDIQGTGAMALAGLMSAARLKGERLQDQRFVVVGAGAGGIGVASAIRSGLMRSGLSFADANAHVYVVDRHGLLMHGQPGLEDHQFSFARHSADLLGWKIEGEYPTLHETVVNARATALLGLTGVPGLFRQPTIEAMLEHTPRPIIFPLSNPTSNVEAQPGDVIRWTNGAAIVATGSPFADIHYGDQIYPVGQGNNAFIFPGLGFGAIISRAREITDGMVMEAAQTLADETIPHGNRVYPPISHIREVSVKVAVRVARQTITDGVCAERRIRNLTDAELESLIRSRIWTPQYLPLRNLTGVK
- the hflX gene encoding GTPase HflX; amino-acid sequence: MDKVLGNTSGLRPAQLKSLSNLYRRRIEPGRVGSPELARNLAELAFDIRREVSVLIDRRGRVISVSVADAKAAELPELRMGENRLAGFHLLHAHPKGGGLSKGDLSTLFLKRLDAMSAIEVRAANGEGQPGLVHTAHLTPPGTVGEEEDWRILPPVPSFQIDEFDLGAQVSALEEEIARAARTRQATKDRERAILVQIDQGEFDADERLTELAELARTAGADVVHKELVFRRNLKPGTLVGAGKLEELTSRAYHLDAELLIFGQELGPAQAREIEAATGLKIVDRTQLILDIFALHAQGVESRLQVELAQLRYMKPRLLGAGAQLSRIGGGGGSAAGGAIGTRGPGETKLELDRRRINDRLSFLEKQLENVAMRREERRKQRSRNEVPVVSIVGYTNAGKSTLLNAFTHATDEPRRVLAENKLFATLRPTSRQGFIEGIGPVVLTDTVGFIRDLPKDLTRAFRSTLEEIGDADVLLHVLDAASPGADTRFDAVNRILEDLGFRDMPTVVALNKADATDEDTLRREQGRILDTVGEETPSIPTSALNNRGLTELREALADAINRVQREELAAREEVRERAAEWQ